A window from Pedobacter africanus encodes these proteins:
- a CDS encoding AraC family transcriptional regulator translates to MKPTFEIIEPSFGSSFYYSKYARALNNKAHLWHYHPEIEMVFVNGGSGKRQIGSHLSYYTDGDLILIGSNLPHCGFTDTHTGNKTETVIQMRPGFLGHDFLDLQETRGITDLFNKAKGGIAFGAETKAKVGGHIENMNDQQPFERLLSLLQVLKELEKAADYKILNALGFSMEMQVQDNDRISMVFNYIKDHFQEEINLPAVAEMANMTVPSFCRYFKKITKKTFTHFVNEYRIVHASKLLAEKQTSIANICYESGFNNFSHFNKLFKEFNGKSASQYRKEFSTFHS, encoded by the coding sequence ATGAAACCAACTTTCGAAATTATTGAACCCTCTTTTGGAAGCTCGTTTTATTATTCAAAATATGCAAGGGCACTCAACAACAAGGCACATTTATGGCATTACCACCCCGAAATTGAAATGGTATTTGTAAACGGAGGAAGCGGAAAGCGGCAGATTGGCAGTCATTTATCTTATTATACAGATGGAGACCTTATCCTGATTGGCAGCAATTTACCCCATTGCGGTTTTACAGATACCCATACCGGAAACAAAACGGAAACGGTAATTCAAATGCGGCCTGGATTCCTGGGTCATGACTTTTTAGACCTGCAGGAAACCAGGGGTATTACTGATTTGTTTAACAAAGCCAAGGGCGGCATTGCCTTTGGCGCTGAAACAAAAGCCAAGGTAGGCGGACACATTGAAAATATGAACGACCAGCAACCTTTTGAGCGACTCCTGAGCTTATTACAGGTTTTAAAAGAACTGGAAAAAGCAGCCGACTATAAAATTTTAAATGCTTTGGGTTTCTCAATGGAAATGCAGGTTCAGGACAATGACAGGATCAGTATGGTTTTTAACTATATCAAAGATCATTTTCAGGAAGAGATCAACCTGCCTGCCGTAGCTGAAATGGCTAACATGACAGTGCCTTCTTTTTGCAGGTATTTTAAAAAGATCACCAAAAAAACATTTACTCATTTTGTAAATGAGTACCGTATCGTACACGCTTCTAAACTTCTGGCCGAAAAACAAACCAGTATTGCAAATATTTGCTATGAAAGCGGCTTTAACAACTTTAGCCATTTCAATAAACTGTTTAAAGAATTTAATGGCAAAAGTGCTTCGCAGTACAGAAAGGAATTTTCAACATTCCATTCTTAA
- a CDS encoding DNA polymerase III subunit gamma/tau, giving the protein MENFIVSARKYRPATFETVVGQQHITGTLKNAIKNNQLAQAFLFCGPRGVGKTTCARILAKTINCTSLTPDQEACGTCESCVSFQTGHSFNFHELDAASNNSVDDIRSLIEQVRIPPQAGKYKIYIIDEVHMLSANAFNAFLKTLEEPPSYAIFILATTEKHKILPTILSRCQIFDFNRIQVEDIAGHLHKIAQRENISVEADGLHIIAQKADGGLRDALSMFDQIVSYTNKNLTYKSVIDNLNILDYDYYFKLTQYLVTTDVSNALILFDEILNNGFDGNNFINGLASHLRNLLVAKDPQTTKLLEVSENIKQKYISQSLQTPVSFILTALNLANQCDLSYKNSKNQRLQVEMALIKMCHIPSVLQLANTATDPDQIKKKTNISPVQPAFTTPATPKTESHITPTAAPAPAVITSSIALTSPSATPEKQIASPSASIPLPKKTPPPSNKIVLNPATAAQQNKTAMLIPSLNGIQNKAEGEDGNEPKYITGSDREAFTNEQLQFYWKQYTDIVKNANRINVYTLMSTSTPILESQEEIMVHVEHKLQEDLLQDEMIDLLNFLRPRLRNFSIYIKSKQVVKEVVNRLYTSTEKYQYLVEKNPKLEEMRRKFNLDVNP; this is encoded by the coding sequence ATGGAAAACTTTATAGTATCGGCCCGTAAATACCGCCCGGCAACGTTTGAAACCGTTGTTGGTCAGCAGCACATTACCGGCACTTTAAAAAATGCTATTAAGAATAACCAGCTGGCACAGGCCTTCCTGTTTTGTGGTCCAAGAGGTGTAGGTAAAACAACCTGCGCACGCATCCTGGCAAAAACCATTAACTGTACCAGTTTAACACCCGATCAGGAAGCATGCGGGACCTGCGAATCCTGCGTTTCCTTTCAAACCGGCCACTCTTTTAACTTTCATGAGCTTGACGCAGCGTCAAACAACTCTGTAGATGATATCCGAAGCCTGATTGAGCAGGTACGTATACCACCACAGGCAGGTAAATATAAAATATACATCATTGATGAGGTGCACATGTTATCTGCAAATGCATTCAATGCATTCCTGAAAACACTGGAAGAACCGCCATCCTATGCTATTTTTATATTAGCCACCACAGAAAAACATAAAATACTACCAACTATATTGTCGCGCTGCCAGATTTTTGATTTTAACAGGATCCAGGTAGAAGATATAGCAGGCCACCTCCACAAGATTGCGCAACGCGAAAACATTTCGGTAGAAGCCGATGGGCTGCACATCATTGCCCAGAAAGCAGATGGGGGCTTAAGAGATGCCCTTTCCATGTTTGACCAGATTGTAAGTTATACGAATAAAAATTTGACCTACAAATCGGTAATCGACAACCTGAATATCCTGGATTACGATTATTATTTCAAACTTACCCAATACCTGGTAACAACCGATGTAAGCAATGCACTGATCTTGTTTGATGAAATCCTGAATAACGGATTTGATGGCAACAATTTTATCAACGGACTGGCAAGCCATCTTCGTAATTTACTGGTAGCGAAAGACCCTCAGACTACCAAACTACTGGAAGTCAGCGAAAACATCAAACAAAAGTACATCAGCCAAAGTCTGCAAACCCCGGTTTCGTTTATACTTACTGCACTAAATCTGGCCAACCAGTGTGACCTGAGCTACAAAAACAGTAAAAATCAACGCCTGCAGGTAGAAATGGCACTGATCAAAATGTGCCACATCCCTTCGGTGCTTCAACTAGCCAATACCGCGACTGACCCAGATCAGATTAAAAAAAAAACTAATATAAGTCCGGTTCAGCCTGCCTTTACTACGCCGGCAACGCCAAAAACAGAAAGTCATATAACTCCAACTGCAGCACCCGCACCAGCGGTTATAACATCTTCCATAGCGCTTACAAGCCCCTCCGCTACTCCGGAAAAGCAAATTGCAAGCCCTTCGGCAAGTATTCCTTTACCAAAAAAAACACCTCCTCCTTCCAATAAAATCGTATTAAACCCGGCAACAGCAGCTCAGCAGAATAAAACAGCAATGCTCATCCCCTCATTAAACGGCATTCAGAATAAGGCTGAAGGAGAAGATGGCAATGAGCCCAAATACATTACGGGCAGTGATCGCGAAGCTTTTACAAATGAACAACTGCAATTTTACTGGAAGCAGTATACAGACATTGTTAAAAACGCCAACAGGATAAACGTTTATACCTTGATGAGCACGTCGACACCTATCCTGGAAAGTCAGGAAGAAATTATGGTACATGTAGAGCATAAGCTACAGGAAGATCTGCTCCAGGATGAAATGATAGACCTGCTGAACTTTTTAAGGCCAAGATTAAGGAATTTCAGCATATATATCAAGTCTAAGCAGGTAGTGAAAGAGGTAGTAAACCGCTTATATACCAGCACCGAAAAGTACCAATACCTGGTGGAGAAAAACCCAAAATTAGAGGAAATGCGCAGAAAGTTCAACCTCGATGTAAATCCTTAA